A region from the Flavobacteriales bacterium genome encodes:
- a CDS encoding tetratricopeptide repeat protein yields MKENFDKENYNQELIRKAEQMLNEKDAVFHDIEEFEEVAEFYLEDLQLEQTFAIVKKGLEQYPNSPNLLMILCEYEFLSGRQDKALKTMKNIIEVHPYNIDYLLEYANLNARSGNSNEAIRLYEQSLKHDLEDRESVLMDIVFECQRIQDFQKALNYLKEALELSPDNEMILFEMGISYSELSLEEEAIQFFKDYLDYNPYSYVAWFNLGSMYAKQGKNKKALFAFDYSIVTNEHFPASYYGKANAYIQLTEYKKAIKVLNSTFVLEQPHAFVYCMIGECHEKLEDYTKALTFYEKSLELDNDFADAWMGIGVVKDLTDKSKEAIKFMEKGIEKDPTNSEFWYLYAELLSKLDLKDDAKLAFTKVTELDPNNTDAWLDYSNLLYENQLVNEATSIIEKALKENSNNEDLRYRLVAYLVQKGDLENAKKNLILALKENYEAHKQLLEFYPEINKINEIIELIQQHK; encoded by the coding sequence ATGAAAGAAAACTTTGATAAAGAAAATTACAATCAGGAACTCATTCGAAAAGCAGAACAAATGCTTAATGAGAAAGATGCAGTATTTCACGATATCGAGGAATTTGAAGAAGTAGCTGAGTTTTATTTGGAAGATTTACAATTAGAGCAAACGTTTGCAATTGTAAAAAAAGGATTGGAGCAGTATCCTAACTCCCCTAACCTTTTAATGATATTGTGTGAGTATGAATTTTTAAGTGGTCGTCAAGACAAAGCGTTAAAAACGATGAAAAATATTATCGAAGTTCACCCATACAATATTGATTACTTGCTTGAATACGCTAATCTAAACGCAAGAAGTGGCAACTCTAATGAAGCCATTCGATTATATGAGCAATCATTAAAACATGACTTAGAAGATCGAGAGTCGGTTTTAATGGACATTGTTTTTGAATGTCAAAGAATTCAAGATTTTCAAAAAGCGCTCAACTATTTAAAAGAAGCACTTGAGTTATCTCCTGATAATGAAATGATTTTATTTGAAATGGGAATTTCATATAGTGAATTAAGTCTAGAGGAAGAGGCCATTCAATTTTTCAAAGATTATTTGGATTACAACCCCTATTCTTACGTCGCTTGGTTTAATTTAGGGAGCATGTATGCTAAACAAGGGAAGAATAAAAAAGCTTTATTTGCCTTTGATTATAGTATTGTTACCAACGAACATTTTCCTGCTTCTTACTATGGAAAAGCTAATGCCTATATTCAACTAACGGAATATAAAAAGGCAATAAAAGTATTAAACAGTACCTTTGTATTAGAACAACCGCATGCTTTTGTTTATTGTATGATTGGTGAATGTCATGAAAAATTAGAGGACTATACCAAAGCGCTTACTTTTTACGAAAAAAGCTTAGAACTTGACAATGACTTTGCTGATGCATGGATGGGAATTGGCGTTGTAAAAGACTTAACGGATAAAAGTAAAGAGGCCATAAAGTTTATGGAAAAAGGAATTGAAAAAGATCCCACCAACTCTGAATTTTGGTACCTATATGCTGAACTTTTAAGTAAATTAGACTTAAAAGATGATGCTAAATTAGCGTTTACCAAAGTCACGGAATTGGATCCTAACAATACTGATGCATGGTTAGATTATAGCAATTTACTTTACGAAAACCAATTGGTGAATGAAGCCACTTCGATTATTGAGAAAGCGCTAAAAGAAAACTCAAACAATGAAGATTTACGTTACCGTCTAGTAGCTTATTTAGTTCAAAAAGGAGATTTAGAAAATGCAAAGAAAAATCTAATTTTAGCACTGAAAGAAAATTACGAAGCACATAAACAACTATTAGAATTCTACCCTGAGATTAACAAAATAAATGAAATTATAGAGCTAATACAACAACATAAATAA
- a CDS encoding ParB/RepB/Spo0J family partition protein, which yields MAAKKSALGKGLSALLDNTTPPSAGEKPTQKPPVAKEVKPIVGGIAKIPISQIEANPFQPRTNFDKEAIEELAASIKEHGIIQPITVRKLGANKYQIISGERRFRASQIAGLEQVPVYVRIANDQTLLEMAIIENIQREDLNALEIAISYQRLIDECEITQEKVGERVGKSRASVTNYLRLLNLPTEIQIGVRDKQISMGHARALLSFEADEEKIKVYRQIIDHKLSVRAVEEIAKNKKDAISYAQKPKKNKLTLREKRLQEDLSFHFNSKIKIAKKEDGKGVISIPFTNEEHLEKILALLDK from the coding sequence ATGGCAGCAAAAAAGTCAGCACTAGGGAAAGGGTTAAGCGCCTTATTAGACAATACAACACCACCTTCAGCGGGTGAAAAACCAACACAAAAACCTCCTGTTGCAAAAGAAGTAAAACCCATTGTAGGCGGAATTGCAAAAATACCTATATCACAGATTGAAGCTAACCCTTTTCAGCCTCGAACCAACTTCGATAAAGAGGCTATAGAAGAATTAGCAGCCTCTATTAAAGAACATGGAATTATTCAACCAATTACTGTTAGAAAATTAGGAGCCAATAAGTATCAAATAATTTCTGGAGAAAGGAGATTTAGAGCTTCTCAAATAGCAGGATTAGAACAAGTTCCTGTTTATGTTCGTATTGCTAATGACCAAACTCTTTTAGAGATGGCTATTATCGAGAACATTCAACGAGAGGATTTAAACGCCCTAGAAATAGCTATCAGCTACCAACGACTGATTGACGAATGTGAGATTACTCAGGAAAAAGTTGGTGAACGTGTTGGAAAAAGTAGAGCTTCTGTTACCAATTATTTACGTTTGCTCAACTTACCTACAGAAATTCAAATTGGAGTTAGGGATAAGCAAATCAGTATGGGACATGCCCGTGCTTTATTAAGTTTTGAAGCTGATGAAGAAAAAATAAAAGTCTATCGTCAAATAATCGACCATAAACTTTCGGTTAGAGCCGTTGAAGAAATAGCTAAAAATAAAAAAGATGCCATTTCTTATGCTCAAAAACCTAAGAAAAACAAATTGACATTAAGAGAGAAAAGACTACAAGAAGATTTAAGTTTTCACTTTAACAGTAAGATTAAAATTGCCAAAAAAGAAGATGGTAAAGGGGTCATTTCTATTCCTTTTACAAATGAGGAACATCTTGAAAAAATATTAGCACTATTAGACAAGTAA
- a CDS encoding AAA family ATPase, with protein sequence MGKVIAIANQKGGVGKTTTSINLAASLGVLDKKTLIIDADPQANSTSGVGFDPQTIENSIYHSLVNGSEPNILETNNPNLYILPAHIDLVGAEIEMINLDDREFIMKNIIDQFKDQFDYIIIDCSPSLGLITLNALTASDSVIIPIQCEYFALEGLGKLLNTIKIVQQRLNTALEIEGLLLTMYDSRLNLSNQVVEDVNLHFQQLVFKTIIHRNIKLSEAPSFGATVIMHDASSKGAINYLNLAQEVIEKNEVTTAIEE encoded by the coding sequence ATGGGAAAAGTAATTGCAATTGCCAATCAAAAAGGAGGAGTAGGAAAAACAACTACATCAATCAATTTAGCTGCCAGTCTTGGAGTACTTGATAAGAAAACCTTAATTATCGATGCTGATCCTCAAGCCAACTCTACATCAGGTGTTGGGTTTGACCCGCAAACAATTGAAAACAGTATCTATCACTCTCTTGTAAATGGTAGTGAGCCTAATATTTTAGAGACCAACAATCCCAATCTTTATATTTTACCAGCTCATATTGATTTAGTTGGGGCTGAAATAGAAATGATTAATTTAGATGATAGAGAATTCATCATGAAAAATATCATTGATCAATTTAAAGATCAATTCGATTATATTATCATTGACTGTTCCCCTTCTCTAGGATTAATTACATTAAATGCTTTGACAGCTTCTGATTCTGTAATTATTCCTATTCAATGCGAATACTTTGCTTTAGAAGGTCTAGGAAAACTACTCAATACCATTAAAATTGTACAACAACGTTTAAATACAGCTTTAGAGATTGAAGGTTTATTATTGACCATGTACGACTCTAGGTTAAACTTATCTAACCAAGTTGTAGAAGATGTTAATTTACACTTCCAGCAGTTAGTGTTTAAAACCATTATACATAGAAATATTAAATTAAGTGAAGCTCCTAGCTTTGGCGCAACAGTTATCATGCATGATGCCAGCAGTAAAGGAGCTATAAACTATTTAAATTTAGCGCAAGAAGTTATTGAAAAAAATGAAGTAACTACAGCAATAGAAGAATAA